The genomic stretch ATGTGTGTGAGGACAGACACATACCCACCCCCATATGGCTCAGCTCTGCACGTGTGAACCGTGTCAAATACTCATTGTGGCGGGGAAATGGATTATGGGAGCTGAGAGAATGAGTGTTCCTGTGGTGATGGTTCCCATAGCGATGGAGGAGAGTCTGGTTGTCGTAGCAACACAGAGTGTTGGTTGTCCTAGCAATCAGTGTGTGACCAGGATGTTAGGAGTTCATTTGGGTTTAGGTCAAATCTTTTGAGATCTGGCAGGGTCCATCAAACAAGAAGGCAACTAAAAAACATGATTTCCTTCGAAACAGCACATTTTTCCAAATCAagattattctaaaatgtatttcacACATGGTCTCACCAAACTTGATAGAAAAAAGGAAAAATTATCAAATAACCAAAATGATCAGGTTAAAACACATCATAAACATCTGATGTAAAAGATAAGGTGAAAGTAAATTACAACTCCTCTGTACTTTCAGTATGTAACAAACACTTAGACACACCTCACGCCACTACAATTTAATACACCATTACATGCAACAACATCATATTATATCAAAGACATTACTCCCATCAACACATTTTACAATTCCATTCATGTATGTATGTTTTCTTTCAAGTGCCTAATTGAATTACACAGTCTGACAAATGACCAAATCATCATTAGGTTATACGGTCACATCTGACTGACAGCATTATGAATACATACGGCACTATAAGCTCTGTGACCTTATTGGATCACTATTTATTCTGTGTGATTGACAGTAGAGatggccaatgaggcagtgttttTACCACCAGCATTACCACCCGAGTTGAAGTATGTATAGAGCTTCTCGGTGAAGTTGCAGCTAGTGAAAGAGTGGATGTGAGATCTGGCCATTACATCATAAAAGGAGACTAGACCCTCCTCATAATCCACAAACACCCCCACTTTTTGGGGTGTCGGGGGCTTGCCGTAGAAGAAGGGCAGGTAGAAGAGGTTATCGTACATGTTTGCACAATACCAATGCCGGTGGTACCCACTCTTCAGACCCAGAGTCCAGAATCCATTCTCAGGGGTCAGTGGAAGCCAGCCCTTCCTGTTGGTGGACTTTCTAGCCACCCCTAACCTCCACCAAGTCTTCCCCTCTACCTGCACCTCATAGTAGAATCTCCCAGAGGAGAATTCATTCTTTCCCAGGATAGAGGGATTATAATCAAACCTCTCAGGGTTGTTAGGAAGTTTCTTTAGTACGTCTCCCAGTGTCACTTGTTTTCCGTCCTCAGACACGTTAAGGTATGGAAATGCTGTATCAGGGTCCAGAGTCACATCCACTGCGTACTGCTGCATCCTCTTCAGCTTGATGTCAGGCAACTTCTCGATCTCATTATGAAGCGTCTCCTCCAGTCGAGACACAACTCTCCTCACATTCTTCACATGTAGGTAGTAGTGAACACTGATCTCAGACCAGTCCTTGGTGAATGTGGGGGTGCACAGGGATGGGGAActctggaggaggtggaggtggtccTCGGTGTGTGAGAGCTGCTCCAGCTCGGTGCGTCTTCTCTTAAGCTCGGTAATTTCTTGCTCCAGCTCGTTAATCAGCCCTTTAGCCCGCCTGCCTTCGGCTTTCTGCTTCTCCTCAATCTCCACAATGAGCTCAGCCTGGCTTTTTTCAATGGAACGCACCAGAGCATTGAAAACCTTCACActgtctgctttctctctctctgcaactgtcTTGCTGAGCTCTACAGAGTCTTTGATCTCCCTAACCTTCTGCCAGCGGTCATGGATCATCTGCCGCATTTGTGCTATGGAGTTCCGCAGTTGAGCCTTCTTCTTTCCAAACTCTTCCTCTAGAGGCACGGTGTGGTGAGTCTTGTGGTCTGTCTCAGTGCAGAACTGACACACACACGTTTGGTCAGTCCTACAGAACAGCTCCAGGAGTCTGTCGTGCTTCTTACACAACCTGTCTTCCAGGTTCTCCACAGGGTCGATCAGCTTGTGTCTTTTCAGGCCTGTAACTCTCTGATGAGGCTGTAAGTGAATCTCACAGTAAGAGGTCAGACACTCCAGGCAGGACTTCAGGGCTTTAAGCTTTCTCCCAGTGCAGAGATCACAGGCCACTTCTCCGGGCTTGGCAGGGGAcaaatctctgtctctgtcactcatTCTTTTGAAATGATCTGCAACATTTCTCAGTGTTGTGTTGGTCTTTAACTCTGGTCTTATGTAGAAAGTATGCTTACACAGTGGACACTGGCTCCGGCTAGTGGTATCCCAGTATCCACTAATACAAGCCTTGCAGAAGTTGTGTCCACATGGAATGGAGACTGGCTCAGTGAACACATCCAGACAGATGGAGCACTGGAACTGATCTTCAGACAGGAAACTGCTAGAGGACGCCATTTCTGCAACACAAAGAGCAAGAGCAACCACATAATTATGTTCTGGAAGGAGTACAACCACAATTCAGTCTCCTTTTATCCAGACGAGGAAGACGAAAAGATGATGGATTCAGAAAGAATATACTTTACACTAACcaacagtatataatataataccgaTAAATGAATCAGTCAGATTTACACATTTCCATCAGATATTCCCGGTTTAAAGAAGTGACCCCAGTAGTGATTTataaactatatactgtagtggaTGTTTGTCAGAACTGTTCTGGTTGTTCTCCTGTTTGTAGACTGTGTTTTGTGGTTGTGAACTAAATAGTTGTCATACTCTGTTGCTGATCGATATGTAATGTTACTGTTGTGACTATCTGTTTTTGCGTGTCTTTCCCTGAGACATGTACAACAAAAGTGACTTCTGTGGTCAATGAAATGTAATTCCAGGAAAATGTAATAAACGGATATAATAAATCATCTTCATAAAATTCCTCTAATATTGTCGACAGAGATCATGGCTTTTAGCCAAGGGCGTGGCACGTGAATATAGCTGAGGAAAACAGGAAGCACAGCGATTCTGGTAGAAATAAACCCTCCCTCCAACTCGATCAGTACTTACTTGAGTTTGCTTGTGCCTTCTATTTCTCCATGAAAGGTGGACTCTGTGCAGGCTGCAGCTGTGTTGCTATCTTCGCGAGCAGGAACGTGCTTGTTACCGTGTGCAGTTTCCTGCTCTCAATTGAACTCTGACTTCATCAAAGTGTCATCTCGTAACTCCTCCCTGCTCCTACTTCCCTATAGAGTGGAAGGCGTGTCATTAGCTTTTATCGTCCATAGTTATTTGCTTGAAAGTATactgaaaaacaaaaaaaaggttCAGAAAATGCGCATTAACTCGTGGAGTACAATGGAACGGGGGATGAAGaaaaagaaggagagggaagtgTAATGAGATGAGCAGAAGGAAGAGACGGTGTGTACAGTAGGAGGAAGTATAGCACAGTAGTTTGTTTCATACAGGCCTCTACTATCGGCTGTGATATTCCCCAGAGATGATAGGTCAGTTTTATATAAGCCTCTACTATCGGCTGTGATATTCCCCAGAGATGATAGGTCAGTTTTATACAGGTCTCTACTATCGGCTGTGATATTCCCCAGACATGATAGGTCAGTTTCATACAGGCCTCTACTATCGGCTGTGATATTCCCCAGAGATGATAGGTCAGTTTTATATAAGCCTCTACTATCGGCTGTGATATTCCCCAGAGATGATAGGTCAGTTTTATATAAGCCTCTACTATCGGCTGTGATATTCCCCAGAGATGATAGGTCAGTTTCATACAGGCCTCTACTATCGGCTGTGATATCCCCCAGAGATGATAGGTCAGTTTTATATAAGCCTCTACTATCGGCTGTGATATTCCCCAGAGATGATAGGTCAGTTTTATATAAGCCTCTACTATCGGCTGTGATCTTCCCCAGAGATGATAGGTCAGTTTTATATAAGCCTCTACTATCGGCTGTGATATTCCCCAGAGATGATAGGTCAGTTTTATATAAGCCTCTACTATCGGCTGTGATCTTCCCCAGAGATGATAGGTCAGTTTTATACAGGCCTCTACTATCGGCTGTGATATTCCCCAGAGATGATAGGTAAGTTTTATATAAGCCTCTACTATCGGCTGTGATCTTCCCCAGAGATGATAGGTCAGTTTTATATAAGCCTCTACTATCGGCTGTGATATTCCCCAGAGATGATAGGTCAGTTTTATATAAGCCTCTACTATCGGCTGTGATATTCCCCAGAGATGATAGGTCAGTTTTATATAAGCCTCTACTATCGGCTGTGATCTTCCCCAGAGATGATAGGTCAGTTTTATACAGGCCTCTACTATCGGCTGTGATATTCCCCAGAGATGATAGGTCAGTTTTATATAAGCCTCTACTATCGGCTGTGATATTCCCCAGAGATGATAGGTCAGTTTTATATAAGCCTCTACTATCGGCTGTGATATTCCCCAGAGATGATAGGTCAGTTTTATATAAGCCTCTACTATCGGCTGTGATATTCCCCAGAGATGATAGGTCAGTTTTATATAAGCCTCTACTATCGGCTGTGATATTCCCCAGAGATGATAGGTCAGTTTTATATAAGCCTCTACTATCGGCTGTGATCTTCCCCAGAGATGATAGGTCAGTTGTATACAGGCCTCTACTATCGGCTGTGATATTCCCCAGAGATGATAGGTCAGTTTTATATAAGCCTCTACTATCGGCTGTGATATTCCCCAGAGATGATAGGTCAGTTTTATACAGGCCTCTACTATCGGCTGTGATATTCCCCAGAGATGATAGGTCAGTTTTATATAAGCCTCTACTATCGGCTGTGATATTCCCCAGATATGATAGGTCAGCTTTATATAAGCCTCTACTATCGGCTGTGATCTTCCCCAGAGATGATAGGTCAGTTTTATATAAGCCTCTACTATCGGCTGTGATATTCCCCAGAGATGATAGGTCAGTTTTATATAAGCCTCTACTATCGGCTGTGATATTCCCCAGAGATGATAGGTCAGTTTTATACAGGCCTCTACTATCGGCTGTGATATTCCCCAGAGATGATAGGTCAGTTTTATATAAGCCTCTAATATCAGCTGTGATATTCCCCAGAGATGATAGGTCAGTTTTATATAAGCCTCTACTATCGGCTGTGATATTCCCCAGAGATGATAGGTCAGTTTTATACAGGCCTCTACTATCGGCTGTGATATTCCCCAGAGATGATAGGTCAGTTTTATACAGGCCTCTACTATCGGCTGTGATATTCCCCAGAGATGATAGGTCAGTTTTATACAGGCCTCTACTATCGGCTGTGATATTCCCCAGAGATGATAGGTCAGTTTTATACAGGTCTCTACTATCGGCTGTGATATTCCCCAGAGGTGATAGGTCAGTTTTATATAAGCCTCTACTATCGGCTGTGATATTCCCCAGAGGTGATAGGTCAGTTTTATATAAGCCTCTACTATCGGCTGTGATATTCCCCAGAGATGATAGGTCAGTTTTATATAAGCCTCTACTATCGGCTGTGATATTCCCCAGAGATGATAGGTCAGTTTTATATAAGCCTCTACTATCGGCTGTGATATTCCCCAGAGATGATAGGTCAGTTTCATACAGGCCTCTACTATCGGCTGTGATATTCCCCAGAGATGATAGGTCAGTTTTATATAAGCCTCTACTATCGGCTGTGATATTCCCCAGAGATGATAGGTCAGTTTCATACAGGCCTCTACTATCGGCTGTGATATTCCCCAGAGATGATAGGTCAGTTTTATAAAAACCTCTTCTATCGGCTGTGATATTCCCCAGAGATGATAGGTCAGTTTCATACAGGCCTCTACTATCGGCTGTGATATTCCCCAGAGATGATAGGTCAGTTTTGGCATTTAGTGGATTTATTGAGTCTTTTAAGGTTGTCTGGCAGTAAGccaatacaaaaatacaaaaaacaattCAGTACACCCAATATTCCAACACTGTACACCCCCATTATCTTACACAGCACATACATAACCAACACTATAATACATTAGATTATTTACTCATCATTGCATGATAAAATTATATCAACAAACTAATTGCACATAAAATGTGCTATATTACGACATTTTATTCAGTCT from Oncorhynchus keta strain PuntledgeMale-10-30-2019 chromosome 24, Oket_V2, whole genome shotgun sequence encodes the following:
- the LOC118357437 gene encoding E3 ubiquitin-protein ligase TRIM21-like, which gives rise to MASSSSFLSEDQFQCSICLDVFTEPVSIPCGHNFCKACISGYWDTTSRSQCPLCKHTFYIRPELKTNTTLRNVADHFKRMSDRDRDLSPAKPGEVACDLCTGRKLKALKSCLECLTSYCEIHLQPHQRVTGLKRHKLIDPVENLEDRLCKKHDRLLELFCRTDQTCVCQFCTETDHKTHHTVPLEEEFGKKKAQLRNSIAQMRQMIHDRWQKVREIKDSVELSKTVAEREKADSVKVFNALVRSIEKSQAELIVEIEEKQKAEGRRAKGLINELEQEITELKRRRTELEQLSHTEDHLHLLQSSPSLCTPTFTKDWSEISVHYYLHVKNVRRVVSRLEETLHNEIEKLPDIKLKRMQQYAVDVTLDPDTAFPYLNVSEDGKQVTLGDVLKKLPNNPERFDYNPSILGKNEFSSGRFYYEVQVEGKTWWRLGVARKSTNRKGWLPLTPENGFWTLGLKSGYHRHWYCANMYDNLFYLPFFYGKPPTPQKVGVFVDYEEGLVSFYDVMARSHIHSFTSCNFTEKLYTYFNSGGNAGGKNTASLAISTVNHTE